GGGACATGGCGGTGGATGCTCGGAGTGGCTGGATTGCCGGCTCTCCTGCAGTTCATACTGATGCTGCTGCTCCCAGAATCACCCCGTTGGCTTTACAGAAAGGTTGGTGCAATGCAATGCAATGCAAACCAAACCTCTGTTGTGATCAGTGGTATGTTGAGAAATATCTTCTTATTGTGAGCAGGGCAGAGAAGATGAAGCTGAagcaatattaaaaaagatatATTCGCCTGAACAAGTTCTTGTTGAGATGGAAAACCTCAAGGAGTCGATTGAGAAAGAGGCGGTTGAGAATTCGTCGTCTGAAAAGATCAGCATGGTGAAGCTGCTGGGGACGACAACAGTTCGAAGAGGGCTCGTGGCCGGAGTAGGGCTACAGGTGTTCCAGCAGTTTGTGGGCATTAACACGGTCATGTACTACAGCCCCACGATAGTTCAGCTGGCTGGCTTTGCATCGAACCGGACAGCACTCCTGCTGTCGCTTGTCACTGCAGGGATGAATGCGTTTGGCTCCATCATCAGCATATACTTCATCGACAGAACAGGAAGGAAGAAGCTGCTCGTCATAAGTTTATGTGGCGTTGTCGTGTCACTCGGCCTTCTGTCAGCCGTGTTTCATGAAACTGCATCGCATTCACCGGCAGTCAGTGCAGCAGAGACGTCAAGACTTGCTCCATACACCTGCCCCGACTATCAGTCAGCAGGGGCAGCCCCTTTGTGGAACTGCATGAAGTGCTTGAAAGCAGAGTCTCCAAGCTGTGGGTTCTGTGGATCAGCTAAGGACAAGGTAGAAATAGCATTCATTAAAACATTGAAACGAACAATGTATAGTGAGTGAGTTACAATACTAACCTCCCTTTTCATTCCTTTGACTCTTGCAGATGCTTCCCGGAGCATGTTTGCTGTCGAACAACACGGTGAGGGACAACATCTGCCACGGAGAAGGCAAGGCATGGTACACGAGGGGATGCCCGAGCAGCTTTGGCTGGTTAGCCCTAGTTGGACTATCCCTGTACATCTTATTCTTCTCACCTGGAATGGGCACAGTTCCGTGGATTGTCAACTCCGAAATATACCCTCTGCGATTTCGTGGCATCTGTGGAGGCATTGCTGCAACGGCAAATTGGATATCTAACCTGATCGTTGCACAGTTTTTTCTATCCTTAACAGAAGCAATTGGCACTTCTTGGACATTCCTTTTGTTTGGAGTTATATCAGTTGTAGCTCTGCTCTTTGTGCTGGTTTGCGTGCCTGAAACGAAGGGCCTTCCCATCGAGGAAGTCGAAAAGATGCTGGAGGGGAGAGCTCTACAGTTGAAATTCTGGGCGAGAAGGTCTGATTCACCGAGGCACAACCTGCAAATGTGAAAAGATAGGCTTGTCCAGGAGTAGGACTGGAAAattccatatatattttcagTAATTTTCCGAAGTCtgtaaaactaaattattcaataataataatgaaactCAGTTCGCACAGATCGCAATGATATATTCAAGTACTACAATAGTTCATAACCTCATTAaaagggagaataaaatgACAGATATAAGCAGAGGCCTGTGATAACACTCTAGGCAATTTGCTCAGCAAGACTGAGAATCTTGAGAtgtttcttctttctcaaCTCATGAGGAACAGGGCCAAACACTCTGGTGCCAATTGGCTCGCCTTGCTTGTTGATGAGTACAACAGCATTGTCGTCAAACTTGACTTCACTCCCATCACAACGGCCCCGTGGCATTGCAGCGCGAACTACAACAGCATAGTGAACATCTCCTTTCTTCACTTTCCCACCAACATGTGCTTCCTTAACCGATGCTACTATTACGTCCCCCAATCTAGCTCCTTTCTTTCCCTTCAATGCTTGTATGCACATCACTCTTTTTGCCCCGGAGTTGTCCACCACTTTAAGGTTGGTCCTCATCTGAATGAATGTTCTTGTTTGCTGGAGAATCACATATTCAAAGTCACATAACCAATCTCCCAGACATGATCATTCTTGTAACTTATAAGACAAAAGATTTATTAAACATATCCCGTTCGCCTTCAGACTAATAATAGCACACTCACATGCTAAACCAAAACACCTTCTGGCACATTAGTTTAGTCAGAAACCAACAAACATCCACAAGATTTAAAACAAGAAGTTGTAATGATACTTAGCAATAGCACGGTCACAGGTGTCGGGAGTTACATTCACCTCATGGCTTATAATCTTCAACACGTTAGCAAATAGATACCTGATCTAAGATTCTAAGCTAAAGATAATGAATGCACCACGAACAAATGCCAAACtcatgtgaaaaaaaaaacaagggaAACACCGAAACTAACTTGAGATAAGAAATCCATATCTGCCAATTTGGAAGACGGTCTGCTCGCCCCAAGAGCATTGTTGCTCAGACCACCCAGGATTGAACGGCCAACTGATGTTTCATCAACACATGCGATAAGAAGATTAGATATTAGCGCTTGGCAAGATTGCAACTATCGAAACTCATGATCAAATGCTAAGCAGATGTCTGCACACCAAATCTACCAGAGATTATCAATATCTAAACTAATAATCAGATGTTTCCAATCAAAATGTGCCTAAAGGAGGTcactaaaatattcatttgaCCTTGGCCTATCGACATAGCCTCGATCTAAACTCACCATTGGCAGATTACACTAAATTTTGATCTAGCTCATTTCTGTTTTGCTTATTCATGTAATTAGGGAAATACGAAACCTAGTTAGGGCAAAATATTCACCTCCAATAGCCAATTCTCATGAAAggaatcaacaaaataaaacacgaTAACAGATTGCACATAACTGAAGGTAAACTCTCAGAAAAAAGCAGAACAAAGTATAatgaaattcattttctactCTTAATCCAAGCTCCACGGCCTTTCTCACTCTAGAACGTGATGGAAATAACATAAAACGgaaaataattgagaaaaatcgCAATCGAGTTCACTGAAACATACGTACCACGAAACAATTTAGAAGAATTTGAAGCAGCCATTAATCGGAGAGAATGAGAATTTTGTTAACACAGCAATCACGCGACAGTCCGCTTTTGACCTAACCGGTGGTATGAGCTGATCACGGCGGCGGATGGTGGCGATGCGAGAAATTGGATCTAACTAAATTTCGATTGCATTGATAATGGATAATTGGGCttcaaattttactatttgatAGGCCCAATTTATTATATGCTTTTAATGGATCTTCGATTTTCATGGCccaataaaattgattaggATTTTGTATATAGTGTTCGGTTGCCAAGATTAAATCtcattattaaatatgtatcatgtttggttcataagattgaaccCTACAACTTAATCATAGATGAATAGTcttatgataattagtcatagcttcccccctccaactaaaataatcccacaacttaatcctagatggatagtctcatgatattagtcatgacaaccAGCGCCACCAAGTTCCATGTATTAGCCTATAGGTTTGATAAGTCTTTGTTCAAAGTGAGGAAACAAAATTTGCGAGATTGTTGTCGATGTCGAAAGGCAACAATGCAACGGACGTCATTGTCAATCGACGACGAATGAAAAACTGAAGTTAATTACAATCCTCGTAACATTGACggtaaaacaaaattttgtgGAGATTTTTGTCCAGATTATTTGGTTAGTCAACCTCAATCCCATCTAAATCTGTCACTTGAAGGTTGAGAAAAGACTACTTCTTTGAAGGCTAGGATCATGGATCTGTAGTATCCAGTCTTTTCTCTTGCTAGAGCAAATGTAtgaggagttgaagaagatggTCGGATGACAAGGATAGGACCAAGCGTGCAGTCAATGAACATTGAAAAAgtgatttttcttttgtctctgttatattgtttttatttcctGATCTTGCTTGCTCGGTAAATTTGTTACATGTTGTGTGCTTCGTTTGAAGGAGTGTGTGTCCACCTTTagttatttgttaatttttgtattgCATTAAGCGCATGTTGATTTGGGCTATGCTAGGTTATGAACTTCTCTCTCTTTGAATTGTTTGATCATATTTTCCAAGAcaaaactttttattatagAGAAAGTGTATTATTATAAGTGCCGAAGATTAATCCTAAATTGAATTTCCATAAATTTACAAACTTCCATTTTACAAGCACAAAGAAATCCATCTAACTTGCATCTTTTATACAAGCACAAAGCGACTTCTTGTTAGGATAAATAGTAATTTTAGGTTTATCTAGATGTTGGTAATTCAGATTTTCCTCTTAAAAAATGATTACTTTATTAGGATAAAAAAGGTTATTACTCCTACAAAGTTGGAATAGCACATGTTACCGTAtctcttaaaaaataaaaacaataaattattccGTATTAAATACCTAAGTGTCGCTTATATATGTCGTGGTCCATGCTCCATATATACGAACATACCTCATCTGTtagatgaattaaataattctagtaacttaatagagaaaaaaagttagatAAAGAGACTACTTagcaattttctttatatagaAATACATCTAACAAATAGCAGATGCGAATTCTATGTGTTCGGCTTCAAATCTTAATgctttatttatgtaaatttctAATAATTATATCGCGATTCGAAATTCAAATATGCTTATATAATGattttagtggaatatagaTTAATTGGTGTAGTGTattaaagtaaagaaaattgttccagtattttattttaataatacacCCAAAAGATTTCAGTCAAAGAGTTGTATTGTAATAAGGACGCATCATTGTCCTGTGACTTTTGCCATTTCAATATACATCCTTCTATTTTCACGTGGAAAGTAATACTACTTCTTCCGTCCCGCTAGAATACATGCTTTTAGTTAAatactacatattttaatattcaattagtAACTAATAGATCCCACCttattagaaatttaaaaaaaaattctaaaataagaaaatacatACTATATGAAATGAACTAATAAGAAAAGAATGCATACCcatttgaaacaaaatactactttATATCACTTATACATGACTCATTTGTCTGA
The nucleotide sequence above comes from Salvia hispanica cultivar TCC Black 2014 chromosome 5, UniMelb_Shisp_WGS_1.0, whole genome shotgun sequence. Encoded proteins:
- the LOC125187887 gene encoding probable inositol transporter 2, translated to MEGGAIHGGGADTSAFKDCISLASSNPFVLRLAFSAGIGGLLFGYDTGVISGALLYIRDDFSSVDTKTVLQESIVSMAVAGAIIGAATGGWLNDRYGRRSALLVADFLFFVGAILMAAAPNPAVLIVGRVFVGLGVGIASMTSPLYISEASPAKIRGALVSTNGFLITGGQFLSYLINLAFTKAPGTWRWMLGVAGLPALLQFILMLLLPESPRWLYRKGREDEAEAILKKIYSPEQVLVEMENLKESIEKEAVENSSSEKISMVKLLGTTTVRRGLVAGVGLQVFQQFVGINTVMYYSPTIVQLAGFASNRTALLLSLVTAGMNAFGSIISIYFIDRTGRKKLLVISLCGVVVSLGLLSAVFHETASHSPAVSAAETSRLAPYTCPDYQSAGAAPLWNCMKCLKAESPSCGFCGSAKDKMLPGACLLSNNTVRDNICHGEGKAWYTRGCPSSFGWLALVGLSLYILFFSPGMGTVPWIVNSEIYPLRFRGICGGIAATANWISNLIVAQFFLSLTEAIGTSWTFLLFGVISVVALLFVLVCVPETKGLPIEEVEKMLEGRALQLKFWARRSDSPRHNLQM
- the LOC125187889 gene encoding 50S ribosomal protein HLP, mitochondrial-like, with product MAASNSSKLFRVGRSILGGLSNNALGASRPSSKLADMDFLSQQTRTFIQMRTNLKVVDNSGAKRVMCIQALKGKKGARLGDVIVASVKEAHVGGKVKKGDVHYAVVVRAAMPRGRCDGSEVKFDDNAVVLINKQGEPIGTRVFGPVPHELRKKKHLKILSLAEQIA